In one window of Lewinellaceae bacterium DNA:
- a CDS encoding MBL fold metallo-hydrolase gives MIRLHYFTFNPFQENTYILAAEDGSAIVIDPGCYTEDEEQELVSFLDKERLNPVRLLNTHCHLDHVFGNAFIAKTYGLQVEIHPGEQIVLDQALSMSHLYGIPMKPSPAPIHTLLPGIPVQLGDDELTVLFTPGHSPASVSLYCEKQGFLIAGDVLFQESIGRTDLPGGNMATLLKSIREELFVLPDDTLVYPGHGPHTTIGHERRHNPFLR, from the coding sequence ATGATCCGGTTACACTATTTCACATTTAATCCATTTCAGGAAAACACCTATATCCTGGCCGCCGAAGATGGTTCGGCGATCGTGATTGACCCCGGTTGTTATACTGAAGACGAAGAGCAGGAGCTGGTCTCATTCCTGGATAAGGAGCGCCTGAATCCCGTACGCCTGCTGAATACGCACTGCCATCTGGACCACGTATTCGGCAATGCATTTATCGCTAAAACCTACGGTCTTCAGGTGGAGATCCATCCGGGAGAACAAATCGTACTGGACCAGGCGCTGAGCATGAGCCACCTGTACGGCATTCCTATGAAGCCTTCACCGGCACCAATACACACCCTGCTCCCCGGAATACCGGTTCAGCTGGGAGACGATGAACTTACTGTATTGTTTACTCCCGGCCATTCACCGGCCAGTGTCTCCCTCTATTGTGAGAAACAGGGATTCCTGATCGCCGGAGATGTGCTGTTTCAGGAAAGCATCGGCCGTACCGACCTGCCCGGTGGCAATATGGCTACTTTACTCAAGAGTATACGCGAGGAGCTTTTCGTTTTGCCGGATGATACTTTGGTCTATCCCGGTCATGGTCCCCATACGACCATAGGCCATGAGCGCCGTCACAACCCCTTTCTAAGGTAA